AATATTGCTAGCTGGCACGATCTTTTCAGTCATTTGGTATATCTTACATTTCTATGTCAAACTTTCTGGTGACATTTCTGTAAAGGTGGGAAGTGCTACTTCTATATTTATCCTTATCATTTATATTGGTTCCATTCTTGTTATATTTACCCCACCTCTCGTCTTTTTCACCGAACTCCGTGAAAAAGTCAAGGGTCGGTATTATTCCCTCAGCGGCCTTATCCTTAGCAGCTATTTTCTAATGGTAGCTATCAGAGAACTTCTGAATTATGACTCGATAGTAACTTCGCCCTACGGCCTATTGGGAGTATTGACTAGCGCTGCAACTTTGTTATGGTTAAGCATCGTCGCATATGAGGAGTGGCTGAGACATGAGAGAAGGAACTCTCTAAGCTCCGCCCATACTATGCGTAGCATTATCCTCACCTGCTATGCCATTGTTCTAGCTATCTCGATGTATTTCTACCCGTTCTAGTGCTAGGAGAATAGTAGAAAAAATTTTGTATAATAGACTCTCCATACTCGCCAGACGAGGCTCATTTCATATCCTCAACGTAGAGGAACAGCGCCTTGAGGTACTCCGTGTCCTTCGAGGCCATCAGTATCGGGTGGTCTGGTGCCTGAGTTCTGTACGGCTCAAGGAGCTTAAGGAACTTGCCGGCCTTGGCTGCCGCTGCAATAACCATGTCCTTGAAGGCCTGCATATCAACGTGCTGGGAGCAGGAGGCCGTAACGAGGATTCCACCCTCCTTCACCAGCTGTAAGCCGGCGTAGTTCACGTTGAAGTAAGCGCGAAGCCCCCTCTTGAGGTCCTTCTCGTGCTGGACGAAGGCAGGTGGATCGAGGATAACGATGTCAAACTTCTCGCCCCTCTTTATCATCTCCTCCATGACAGGGAAGGCCGAGCCAACGACGTACTTCATCCTG
This window of the Thermococcus thermotolerans genome carries:
- a CDS encoding restriction endonuclease, producing the protein MVRVSNSRKGYEFENEIARILKDLGYEVTQTPFSGDYGVDIIAEKYGKRIAIQVKNQNRPVGVRAVQEVFAGKEYYRCDEAWVVSRSGFTERAEEMAQKLGIELVHYVELQKRANILRQTEHFPTITQREDPMTEDEAVSILILLAGTIFSVIWYILHFYVKLSGDISVKVGSATSIFILIIYIGSILVIFTPPLVFFTELREKVKGRYYSLSGLILSSYFLMVAIRELLNYDSIVTSPYGLLGVLTSAATLLWLSIVAYEEWLRHERRNSLSSAHTMRSIILTCYAIVLAISMYFYPF